The following proteins are encoded in a genomic region of Rhinoraja longicauda isolate Sanriku21f chromosome 28, sRhiLon1.1, whole genome shotgun sequence:
- the LOC144607151 gene encoding histone H2B 1.2-like, whose translation MFEQQKAAPKKGAKKTLPKPVGKKRRKSRKQSYSIYIYKVMKQVHPDTGISSKAMSIMSSFVNDIFERIAGEASRLAHYSKRSTISSREIQTAVRLLLPGELAKHAVSEGTKAVTKYTSSK comes from the coding sequence ATGTTCGAGCAGCAGAAAGCAGCTCCCAAGAAGGGCGCAAAGAAAACTTTGCCGAAGCCAGTGGGCAAAAAACGTAGGAAGTCGAGGAAACAGAGTTACTccatctacatctacaaagtgaTGAAACAGGTTCACCCTGACACCGGCATCTCTTCCAAGGCCATGAGCATTATGAGTTCTTTCGTCAATGATATTTTCGAGCGTATCGCGGGCGAAGCGTCCCGTCTGGCTCATTACAGCAAGCGGTCGACCATCAGCTCTCGGGAGATCCAGACCGCGGTGCGCCTACTTCTGCCTGGGGAGCTGGCCAAACACGCCGTGTCAGAGGGGACAAAGGCGGTGACCAAGTACACCAGCTCCAAATAA
- the LOC144607445 gene encoding histone H1-like, which translates to MTNTVRAKRARGKTKPPKVAKKDAVSKLILQAVAATKGRRGLSLVNVKKMLSGSGYDVAKNNSRINQAVRTLMNKGSLVYVSGTGASGSFKVNKEHQVEVQRVERKELVSGAAAPKQSRGKRAAKRPAPAKKPRKKQTKDGDRGKMAKGGKKLKNVPRKKAAKKSVKGKRQRAKPNKPTRPPKKEENPLAETSVKGNQAGSEQQESI; encoded by the coding sequence ATGACCAACACTGTACGCGCCAAACGTGCACGGGGAAAAACCAAGCCCCCGAAGGTCGCTAAAAAGGACGCCGTGTCCAAGCTAATCTTACAGGCGGTCGCGGCTACGAAGGGGCGCCGCGGGCTCTCGCTAGTCAATGTCAAGAAGATGCTGTCGGGAAGCGGCTACGATGTGGCGAAGAATAATTCTCGAATCAACCAGGCGGTCAGAACCCTGATGAACAAGGGCTCGTTAGTGTATGTCTCGGGCACGGGCGCCTCTGGTTCTTTCAAAGTTAACAAGGAGCATCAGGTCgaggtgcagcgggtggagcgaAAAGAGCTTGTATCCGGCGCCGCGGCCCCCAAACAATCGAGGGGCAAACGTGCGGCCAAGAGGCCCGCCCCCGCCAAGAAACCCAGAAAgaaacagacgaaagacggtgacCGCGGGAAAATGGCGAAAGGCGGTAAAAAGCTGAAAAATGTCCCGAGAAAAAAAGCAGCCAAGAAAAGCGTGAAAGGAAAACGCCAACGGGCGAAGCCAAATAAACCAACCAGACCGCCGAAGAAAGAAGAAAACCCTCTGGCCGAGACCTCCGTGAAAGGAAACCAAGCTGGTTCGGAGCAACAAGAGAGCATCTGA